A single genomic interval of Mycolicibacterium holsaticum DSM 44478 = JCM 12374 harbors:
- the proB gene encoding glutamate 5-kinase, which produces MSAHRDAVRTARSVVVKIGTTALTTPSGVFDASRLATLADAIEGRMKAGSDVVIVSSGAIAAGIEPLKLSKRPTDLATKQAAASVGQVALVNAWSTAFARYHRTVGQVLLTAHDISMRVQHTNAQRTLDRLRALHAVAIVNENDTVATNEIRFGDNDRLSALVAHLVGADALVLLSDIDGLYDADPRKGQAQFIPEVSGPADLDGVVAGQSSHLGTGGMASKLSSALLAADAGVPVLLAAASDAATALTDASVGTVFAPRAERMSARRFWVRYAADASGALTLDDGAVRAVVRQRRSLLPAGITALSGRFYGGDVVELRAQDATMVARGVVAYDHAELETMLGRSTSDLPAEMRRPAVHADDLVAV; this is translated from the coding sequence GTGAGTGCTCATCGCGACGCCGTGCGCACCGCGCGCAGCGTCGTCGTCAAGATCGGCACCACCGCGCTGACCACGCCGTCGGGGGTGTTCGACGCCAGCCGGCTGGCCACCCTGGCCGACGCGATCGAGGGCCGGATGAAGGCCGGTTCGGACGTGGTGATCGTGTCCTCGGGTGCGATCGCCGCCGGCATCGAACCGCTCAAGCTGTCCAAGCGGCCGACCGACCTGGCCACCAAACAGGCCGCCGCCAGCGTCGGGCAGGTGGCGTTGGTCAACGCGTGGAGCACGGCATTCGCCCGCTACCACCGCACCGTCGGGCAGGTGCTGCTGACCGCCCACGACATCTCGATGCGGGTCCAGCACACCAACGCCCAGCGCACGCTGGACCGGCTGCGCGCGCTGCACGCCGTGGCGATCGTCAACGAGAACGACACCGTGGCCACCAACGAGATCCGGTTCGGCGACAACGACCGGCTCTCGGCGCTGGTGGCTCATCTGGTCGGCGCCGACGCGCTGGTGCTGCTCTCCGACATCGACGGGCTCTACGACGCGGATCCGCGCAAGGGTCAGGCGCAGTTCATCCCGGAGGTATCCGGTCCCGCCGACCTCGACGGTGTGGTGGCGGGCCAAAGCAGCCATCTGGGCACCGGCGGGATGGCATCCAAGCTGTCCTCGGCGCTGCTGGCCGCCGACGCCGGCGTCCCGGTGCTGCTGGCCGCGGCGTCTGATGCCGCCACCGCGCTGACCGACGCGTCGGTCGGCACCGTCTTCGCCCCGCGCGCCGAACGGATGTCGGCCCGGCGGTTCTGGGTGCGCTACGCCGCCGATGCGTCGGGTGCGTTGACGCTGGACGACGGCGCGGTGCGCGCGGTGGTCCGACAACGCCGGTCGCTGCTGCCCGCCGGAATCACTGCGCTGTCCGGGCGCTTCTACGGCGGTGACGTCGTGGAGTTGCGCGCGCAGGACGCCACGATGGTCGCGCGCGGCGTGGTGGCCTACGACCACGCCGAGCTGGAGACCATGCTGGGCCGCTCGACGTCAGATCTGCCCGCTGAGATGCGCCGTCCCGCGGTGCACGCCGACGACCTGGTCGCCGTCTAG
- a CDS encoding NAD-dependent protein deacetylase, translated as MDAPELVALLRERRTAVLTGAGMSTDSGIPDYRGPDSPPANPMTIGQFTSDAAFRQRYWGRNHLGWRHMDDTAPNAGHRALARLEQAGVVCGLITQNVDLLHTKAGSRAVVNLHGSYAEVVCLGCGHGMSRAALADLLEAANPGFTARAAALGGIAVAPDADAVVDDTASFRVVDCPRCGGMLKPDIVYFGENVPKDRVAQAFAMVDDADALLVAGSSLTVYSGYRFVRHAAAAGIPIAIVNRGPTRGDALATVKVDAGCSEMLTLLSAALCGASAAVSAVTAPQIA; from the coding sequence ATGGACGCCCCCGAACTTGTCGCGCTGCTGCGGGAACGGCGTACCGCGGTGCTGACCGGTGCCGGAATGTCCACCGACTCCGGCATCCCGGACTACCGCGGGCCGGACTCGCCGCCGGCCAATCCGATGACCATTGGACAGTTCACCTCCGATGCGGCGTTTCGGCAGCGGTACTGGGGGCGCAACCACCTCGGCTGGCGGCACATGGACGACACCGCGCCCAACGCCGGTCACCGTGCGCTGGCGCGGCTCGAGCAGGCGGGGGTCGTCTGCGGTCTGATCACCCAGAACGTCGACCTGCTGCACACCAAGGCGGGCAGTCGCGCGGTGGTGAACCTGCACGGCAGCTACGCCGAGGTGGTCTGTCTGGGCTGCGGGCACGGCATGTCGCGTGCGGCGCTCGCCGACCTGCTGGAGGCGGCCAACCCGGGTTTCACCGCCCGGGCCGCGGCGCTCGGCGGTATCGCCGTGGCTCCCGACGCCGACGCGGTGGTGGACGACACCGCGTCGTTTCGCGTCGTGGACTGTCCGCGATGCGGCGGCATGCTCAAACCCGACATCGTCTACTTCGGCGAGAACGTACCCAAAGACCGTGTCGCGCAAGCTTTTGCGATGGTCGACGACGCCGACGCCCTGTTGGTGGCCGGTTCGTCGCTGACGGTGTACTCGGGCTACCGGTTCGTCCGCCATGCCGCGGCGGCCGGTATACCGATCGCGATCGTCAACCGCGGCCCCACCCGCGGCGACGCGTTGGCGACGGTCAAGGTCGACGCCGGGTGTTCGGAGATGCTGACCCTGCTGTCGGCGGCGCTTTGTGGAGCGTCAGCCGCGGTGAGCGCGGTTACGGCTCCCCAAATCGCCTAG
- a CDS encoding cysteine hydrolase family protein — protein sequence MSDTAVLVIDMMNTYQHPDAEKLIPNVEQIIDPLSQLVARARERDDVELIYVNDNYGDFSAEFSDLVQSALQGERPDLVEPIVPQKGCRLMTKVRHSAFYATSLAYLLNQLEPQRVILTGQVTEQCILYTALDAYVRHFPVVVPSDAVAHIDPELSDAALSMMHHNMSAEILSADKCLD from the coding sequence ATGAGTGACACCGCCGTGCTGGTCATCGACATGATGAACACCTACCAGCACCCCGATGCCGAGAAGCTGATCCCGAATGTCGAGCAGATCATCGATCCGCTGTCGCAGCTCGTCGCCCGGGCGCGTGAGCGCGACGACGTCGAGCTGATCTACGTCAACGACAACTACGGCGATTTCAGCGCCGAGTTCAGCGACCTCGTGCAGTCGGCGCTGCAGGGTGAGCGTCCCGACCTGGTCGAGCCGATCGTCCCGCAGAAGGGTTGCCGGTTGATGACCAAGGTGCGCCACAGCGCGTTCTACGCGACCTCGCTGGCGTATCTGTTGAACCAGCTCGAGCCGCAGCGGGTGATCCTCACCGGCCAGGTCACCGAGCAGTGCATCCTCTACACCGCGCTGGACGCCTATGTCCGGCACTTCCCGGTCGTCGTCCCGTCCGATGCGGTGGCCCACATCGACCCGGAGCTCAGCGATGCGGCGCTGTCGATGATGCACCACAACATGAGCGCCGAAATTCTCAGCGCGGACAAGTGTTTGGATTAG
- a CDS encoding NAD(+) synthase, with the protein MDFYSVYRQGFVRVAACTHHTALADPQANAESVLRLARACHDDGVALAVFPELTLSGYSIEDIVMQDALLDAVEDALFDVVSASADLLPVLVIGAPLRYAHRIYNTAVVVHRGRVLGVVPKSYLPTYREFYERRQMAPGDDVRGVIRIGDERSREEHRRAADVPFGPDLLFSAVDMPGFVLHVEICEDMFVPIPPSAQAALAGATVLANLSGSPITVGRAEDRCLLARSASSRCLAAYVYAAAGEGESTTDLAWDGQTMIWENGVCLAQSERFPKGERRSVADVDLELLRSERLRMGTFDDNRRHHGIAAETFRRVEFRLDPPSGDIGLRREVERFPFVPSDPQRLEQDCYEAYSIQVSGLEQRLRALDYPKIVLGLSGGLDSTHALIVAARAMDREERPRSDILAFTMPGFATGDRTKNNALRLAEALGVTFAELDIKSTAELMLKNMDHPFGRGEKVYDVTFENVQAGLRTDYLFRLANQRGGIVLGTGDLSELALGWSTYGVGDQMSHYNVNGGVPKTLIQHLIRWVIASEQFEDAVNEVLQSVLDTEISPELVPAGEDEEIQSSESKVGPYVLQDFSLFQVLRYGFRPSKVAFLAWHAWNDVERGDWPAGYPENKRPSYSLKEIRHWLQVFAQRFYSFSQFKRSALPNGPKVSHGGSLSPRGDWRAPSDMSARVWLDEIEREIPDAG; encoded by the coding sequence ATGGATTTCTACTCGGTCTACCGCCAGGGCTTCGTCCGTGTCGCTGCCTGTACGCACCACACCGCCCTCGCTGACCCGCAGGCCAACGCCGAATCCGTGCTGCGGTTGGCCCGTGCCTGCCATGACGACGGCGTCGCGCTCGCGGTGTTTCCGGAGTTGACGCTGTCGGGGTATTCGATCGAGGACATCGTGATGCAGGACGCCCTGCTGGACGCGGTCGAAGACGCGCTGTTCGACGTCGTCAGCGCGTCCGCCGACCTGCTGCCGGTGCTGGTGATCGGCGCCCCGCTGCGGTACGCGCACCGGATCTACAACACCGCCGTCGTCGTGCACCGCGGCCGGGTGCTCGGCGTCGTGCCGAAGTCGTATCTGCCCACCTACCGCGAGTTCTACGAACGCCGCCAGATGGCGCCCGGCGACGACGTGCGCGGCGTAATCCGGATCGGCGATGAGCGCTCGCGCGAAGAGCACAGACGAGCCGCGGACGTGCCGTTCGGCCCCGACCTGCTGTTCAGCGCCGTCGACATGCCCGGTTTCGTGCTGCATGTCGAGATCTGCGAGGACATGTTCGTGCCGATCCCGCCGAGCGCGCAGGCCGCGCTGGCCGGCGCGACGGTGCTGGCCAACCTGTCCGGCAGCCCGATCACCGTCGGCCGCGCCGAGGACCGCTGCCTGTTGGCCCGGTCGGCGTCGTCGCGGTGCCTGGCCGCCTACGTCTACGCCGCGGCCGGCGAGGGCGAATCCACCACCGACCTGGCCTGGGACGGCCAGACGATGATCTGGGAGAACGGGGTCTGCCTGGCGCAGTCCGAACGGTTCCCGAAGGGGGAGCGACGCTCGGTCGCCGACGTCGACCTCGAACTGCTGCGTTCCGAGCGGTTGCGGATGGGCACGTTCGACGACAACCGGCGCCACCACGGCATCGCCGCCGAGACGTTCCGCCGGGTCGAGTTTCGGCTCGACCCGCCGTCGGGCGACATCGGGTTGCGCCGCGAAGTCGAGCGGTTCCCGTTCGTGCCCTCTGACCCGCAACGGCTGGAACAGGATTGCTACGAGGCCTACAGCATCCAGGTGTCCGGGCTCGAACAGCGGTTGCGTGCGCTGGACTATCCGAAGATCGTGCTGGGCTTGTCCGGCGGTCTGGACTCGACGCACGCGTTGATCGTCGCCGCCCGGGCAATGGATCGAGAAGAACGGCCCCGCAGCGACATTCTGGCGTTCACCATGCCGGGGTTCGCCACCGGCGACCGTACCAAGAACAACGCGTTGCGGCTGGCCGAGGCGCTGGGCGTGACCTTCGCCGAGCTCGACATCAAGTCGACCGCCGAACTGATGCTCAAGAACATGGACCACCCGTTCGGCCGCGGAGAGAAGGTCTACGACGTCACGTTCGAGAACGTACAGGCCGGTCTGCGCACCGACTATCTGTTCCGGCTGGCCAACCAGCGCGGCGGCATCGTGCTCGGCACCGGCGACCTGTCCGAGCTTGCGCTCGGCTGGTCCACATACGGTGTCGGCGACCAGATGTCGCACTACAACGTCAACGGCGGGGTGCCCAAGACGCTGATCCAGCACCTGATCCGCTGGGTCATCGCCTCGGAGCAGTTCGAGGATGCGGTCAACGAGGTGCTGCAGTCGGTGCTGGACACCGAGATCTCCCCCGAACTCGTGCCCGCCGGTGAGGACGAGGAAATCCAGAGCAGCGAGTCCAAGGTCGGACCCTATGTGCTGCAGGATTTTTCGCTGTTCCAGGTGCTGCGGTACGGGTTCCGGCCGTCCAAGGTGGCGTTTCTGGCGTGGCACGCCTGGAACGACGTCGAGCGCGGGGATTGGCCCGCCGGGTATCCAGAGAACAAGCGACCGTCCTACTCGCTCAAGGAGATCCGGCACTGGCTGCAGGTGTTCGCGCAGCGTTTCTACTCGTTCTCCCAGTTCAAGCGTTCGGCATTACCCAACGGGCCCAAGGTGTCTCACGGTGGGTCGCTGTCACCGCGCGGTGACTGGCGGGCGCCCTCGGATATGTCGGCGCGGGTCTGGCTCGACGAGATCGAACGCGAAATACCCGACGCTGGTTAG
- a CDS encoding YbhB/YbcL family Raf kinase inhibitor-like protein encodes MPIVGKLLRRFRAGAHRSPLAAPQYAGADTIDITSSAFGDGGPIPQKHAGAAVGENVSPPLRWSGVPAPTKQLALVIDDVDVPGPKPLMHTIALIEADRRSLDEGELTPGADGVRFVKAFGDAYVGPAPIPGHGAHHYRFLLFALDEPVPADVADHKAFLAAIAGHVLARGALTGTYER; translated from the coding sequence ATGCCGATCGTTGGGAAGCTGCTGCGCCGATTCCGCGCAGGCGCACACCGCAGCCCGCTGGCCGCACCGCAGTACGCGGGCGCCGACACCATCGACATCACCAGCAGCGCGTTCGGCGACGGCGGCCCGATCCCGCAGAAGCACGCAGGCGCCGCCGTCGGCGAGAACGTGTCGCCGCCGCTGCGTTGGAGCGGGGTGCCCGCACCGACCAAACAGCTGGCGCTCGTCATCGACGACGTCGACGTGCCCGGGCCAAAACCGCTGATGCACACGATCGCGCTGATCGAAGCGGACCGCCGCAGCCTCGACGAGGGTGAGCTCACGCCGGGCGCCGACGGGGTGCGTTTCGTCAAGGCGTTCGGCGACGCCTACGTCGGTCCGGCGCCCATCCCGGGACACGGCGCGCACCACTACCGGTTTCTGCTGTTCGCACTCGACGAACCGGTGCCCGCAGATGTGGCCGACCACAAGGCGTTCCTCGCCGCCATCGCCGGCCACGTGCTGGCGCGCGGCGCGCTGACCGGCACCTACGAACGCTGA
- a CDS encoding cation transporter, which produces MPATTAARRDVLVRRIRLFVAATISYNVIEAIVALTEGSRVSSAALVGFGLDSAVEVASAAAVAWQFSAPDPEAREKTALRFIALSFFALAAYITVDAVLKLFGIEEARPSPIGIALAALSLVIMPVLSWAQRRAGRELGSRSAVADSKQTLLCTYLSAILLIGLLLNALLGWTWTDPVAALGIAVIAVREGMTAWRGDPCCP; this is translated from the coding sequence ATGCCGGCGACGACGGCCGCGCGGCGCGACGTCCTTGTCCGCCGCATCCGACTGTTCGTGGCCGCGACCATCAGCTACAACGTGATCGAGGCGATCGTCGCGCTGACCGAGGGCAGCCGCGTGTCCTCGGCCGCGCTGGTGGGCTTCGGGCTCGATTCGGCCGTCGAGGTCGCCTCCGCCGCGGCGGTCGCCTGGCAGTTCAGCGCCCCGGATCCGGAGGCGCGGGAGAAGACCGCGCTGCGGTTCATCGCGTTGTCGTTCTTTGCTCTGGCGGCCTACATCACCGTCGACGCGGTGCTGAAGCTCTTCGGAATCGAGGAGGCCCGGCCCTCGCCCATCGGCATCGCGCTGGCCGCGCTGAGCCTGGTGATCATGCCGGTGTTGTCGTGGGCGCAGCGGCGCGCCGGCCGCGAACTGGGATCACGTTCGGCGGTCGCCGATTCCAAGCAGACGCTGCTGTGCACGTATCTGTCCGCGATCCTGCTGATCGGGCTGCTGCTCAACGCGCTGCTCGGATGGACGTGGACCGATCCGGTCGCCGCGCTGGGCATCGCGGTCATCGCGGTGCGCGAAGGCATGACCGCCTGGCGCGGGGATCCGTGCTGCCCGTGA
- a CDS encoding ArsR/SmtB family transcription factor produces the protein MQTATQSDALSRFGCALSDPTRAEILLMLRDRPGYPSELADKIGVSRQIVSNHLACLRGCGLVVAQPEGRRSRYELADARIARALDDLVGLVLTVDPACCPAADSQACC, from the coding sequence ATGCAGACGGCCACCCAGAGTGACGCGTTGTCCCGGTTCGGTTGTGCGCTGTCCGACCCGACGCGCGCCGAAATCCTGCTGATGCTGCGCGACCGCCCCGGCTACCCGTCGGAGCTGGCCGACAAGATCGGGGTGTCGCGACAGATCGTGTCCAACCACCTGGCATGTTTGCGCGGCTGCGGCCTGGTCGTCGCGCAGCCGGAGGGCCGGCGCAGCCGCTACGAGCTCGCCGACGCGCGGATCGCCCGTGCGCTCGACGACCTGGTCGGGCTGGTGCTGACCGTCGACCCGGCCTGCTGTCCGGCGGCCGATTCGCAGGCCTGCTGTTGA
- a CDS encoding enoyl-CoA hydratase/isomerase family protein: protein MTDTPRPPDGDWLGTPYLRFTREGAFGVCTLDRPEARNAMTPAMYFGIRHAVRHVDADPDLAGLLITGTGDVFAPGGDMGGGDGTDNWLTFGTALGMDVTPFETLRQSVKPVVSAVNGLCQGGGLQIALCSDMAVVSDRATFRVPELLRGIADTYYSQMLTRLIGPVRTRDLMFTGRTLSAQEALDWGMVARLVPHDELAERAREVLAQCARTAPAARGVVKSSIDNYLGLFDRIGMQANLSGPEVIEGFRAFKERRSPDWVHPDLRVDGRL, encoded by the coding sequence ATGACTGACACCCCGCGTCCCCCCGACGGCGACTGGCTGGGCACGCCGTATCTGCGCTTCACCCGCGAGGGCGCGTTCGGGGTCTGCACACTGGACCGGCCGGAGGCCCGCAACGCGATGACGCCGGCGATGTACTTCGGTATCCGCCACGCGGTGCGCCACGTCGACGCCGACCCCGACCTGGCGGGCCTGCTCATCACTGGCACGGGCGACGTCTTCGCCCCGGGTGGCGACATGGGCGGCGGCGACGGCACCGACAACTGGCTGACGTTCGGCACGGCGCTGGGCATGGACGTCACCCCGTTCGAGACGCTGCGCCAGTCGGTCAAGCCGGTGGTCTCGGCGGTCAACGGGTTGTGTCAGGGCGGCGGGCTGCAGATCGCACTGTGCAGCGACATGGCCGTCGTCAGCGACCGGGCGACGTTTCGGGTGCCCGAACTGCTGCGCGGTATCGCCGATACGTACTACAGCCAGATGCTGACGCGGCTGATCGGTCCCGTTCGCACCCGTGACCTGATGTTCACCGGCCGTACGCTGAGCGCGCAGGAGGCGCTGGACTGGGGCATGGTGGCCAGGCTGGTTCCGCATGACGAGCTGGCCGAGCGGGCCCGCGAGGTGCTCGCGCAGTGCGCCCGGACCGCGCCGGCGGCCAGGGGCGTGGTCAAGTCGAGCATCGACAACTACCTCGGCTTGTTCGACCGCATCGGCATGCAGGCCAACCTGTCCGGGCCCGAGGTCATCGAAGGGTTCCGGGCGTTCAAGGAGCGGCGGTCACCGGACTGGGTGCACCCCGACCTGCGCGTCGACGGCCGCCTCTAA
- a CDS encoding ribokinase, translating into MVARVCVVGSVNLDHTFVVDALPRPGQTVLASSMSTAPGGKGGNQAVAAARSGASVQLVAALGTDSAAEQLRAHLDGNDVGLAGVVTLPGPSGSAVIVVDSAAENTIVVAPGANAHLRVDDADVRAVIADSDVVLMQLEIPVGTAVDAARVARAAGAVVIVNASPAGAPPHDLLTLSELADVVVINESEAGQWHWPVAHLVITRGARGVSYLGDDERFDVPTPAVEAVDTTGAGDVFAGVLAAGWLTGHEDAMRRACAAAALSTLVPGAGDCAPYAEAIDDAITNRKAERQL; encoded by the coding sequence ATGGTGGCGCGGGTCTGCGTGGTCGGCAGTGTCAACCTCGACCACACCTTCGTGGTGGATGCGCTGCCCCGGCCGGGTCAGACGGTGCTCGCGTCGTCGATGTCGACCGCACCCGGCGGCAAGGGCGGAAACCAGGCGGTGGCCGCCGCCCGCTCGGGTGCCTCGGTGCAGCTGGTCGCGGCGCTGGGCACCGATTCGGCGGCCGAGCAGCTACGCGCCCATCTGGACGGCAACGACGTCGGGCTGGCCGGTGTGGTGACGCTGCCCGGGCCCAGCGGTTCGGCGGTGATCGTGGTCGACTCCGCGGCCGAGAACACGATCGTGGTGGCGCCGGGCGCGAACGCGCATCTGCGCGTCGACGACGCCGACGTGCGCGCGGTGATCGCCGACAGCGACGTGGTGCTGATGCAGTTGGAGATCCCGGTCGGCACCGCAGTCGACGCGGCGCGGGTGGCCCGCGCGGCGGGCGCGGTCGTCATCGTCAACGCGTCGCCGGCGGGCGCGCCACCGCACGATCTGCTCACCCTTTCCGAGTTGGCCGACGTCGTGGTGATCAACGAGTCAGAGGCCGGCCAATGGCACTGGCCGGTCGCCCATCTGGTGATCACCCGCGGTGCCCGCGGCGTCAGCTACCTGGGCGACGACGAGCGGTTCGACGTGCCCACACCGGCCGTCGAGGCAGTCGACACCACCGGCGCCGGTGACGTCTTCGCCGGTGTGCTGGCCGCCGGGTGGCTGACCGGACACGAGGACGCCATGCGGCGCGCATGCGCGGCCGCCGCGCTGTCCACGCTGGTGCCAGGGGCAGGCGACTGCGCGCCCTACGCAGAGGCAATCGACGATGCAATAACCAACCGAAAGGCAGAACGGCAGTTATGA
- a CDS encoding glutamate-5-semialdehyde dehydrogenase: MSVQAPSLPGLREHVHDAARRARVAARALATLSTETKNRALNTAADHVLMRVGEVLAANEQDLAAARAAGTPEAMLDRLALNPNRVEGIADGLRQVARLPDPLGEVLRGSTLPNGLQLRQVRVPLGVVGIVYEGRPNVTVDAFGLTLKSGNAVLLRGSSSAARSNAALVQALRAALATELLDADAVQLLPSEDRASVTHLIQARGLVDVVIPRGGAGLIDAVVRDATVPTIETGVGNCHVYVDKSADLDVAERILLNAKTRRPSVCNAAESVLIDAAIAEQAVPRLTKALRDAGVAVHEDPSEDELRAEFLSMDIALTVVDGVDAAIAHINEFGTGHTEAIVATDLAAAQRFTNQVDAAAVMVNASTAFTDGEQFGFGAEIGISTQKLHARGPMGLPELTSTKWIVWGDGHTRPA; encoded by the coding sequence ATGAGTGTGCAGGCCCCGTCACTACCCGGTTTGCGCGAACACGTGCACGACGCCGCCCGCCGCGCCCGCGTCGCGGCCCGCGCGCTGGCCACCCTGAGCACCGAGACCAAGAACCGTGCGCTCAACACCGCCGCCGACCACGTGCTGATGCGCGTCGGCGAGGTCCTCGCGGCCAACGAACAGGACTTGGCGGCCGCCAGGGCCGCGGGCACACCGGAAGCCATGCTCGACCGGCTCGCGCTGAACCCCAACCGGGTGGAAGGGATCGCCGACGGGCTGCGCCAGGTCGCCCGGCTGCCTGACCCGCTCGGCGAGGTGCTTCGGGGAAGCACGCTGCCCAACGGGCTGCAGCTGCGCCAGGTGCGGGTACCGCTGGGCGTGGTCGGCATCGTCTACGAGGGAAGGCCGAACGTCACCGTCGACGCGTTCGGGCTGACGTTGAAATCGGGTAACGCGGTGCTGCTGCGTGGCAGTTCGTCAGCGGCGCGCTCCAACGCCGCGCTGGTGCAGGCGTTGCGCGCGGCCTTGGCCACCGAACTGCTCGACGCCGACGCCGTGCAGTTGCTGCCCAGCGAGGACCGGGCCAGCGTCACCCACCTGATCCAGGCCCGCGGGCTGGTCGACGTCGTCATCCCGCGCGGCGGGGCCGGGCTCATCGACGCGGTGGTGCGCGACGCAACGGTGCCGACGATCGAGACCGGAGTCGGCAATTGCCATGTCTACGTTGACAAGTCGGCAGACCTCGACGTCGCCGAACGGATCCTGCTGAACGCCAAGACCCGCAGGCCCAGCGTGTGCAACGCCGCCGAATCGGTGCTGATCGACGCCGCGATCGCCGAGCAGGCGGTGCCGCGGCTCACCAAGGCGCTTCGCGACGCGGGCGTGGCCGTGCACGAGGACCCGTCGGAGGACGAGCTGCGCGCCGAATTCCTCTCGATGGACATCGCGCTGACGGTGGTCGACGGCGTGGACGCCGCGATCGCGCACATCAACGAGTTCGGCACCGGGCACACCGAGGCCATCGTGGCGACCGATCTTGCTGCGGCGCAACGTTTCACCAATCAGGTCGACGCCGCCGCGGTGATGGTGAACGCGTCGACGGCGTTCACCGACGGTGAGCAGTTCGGGTTCGGCGCCGAGATCGGCATCTCGACGCAGAAGCTGCATGCCCGCGGGCCGATGGGGCTGCCCGAGCTGACGTCAACCAAGTGGATTGTGTGGGGAGACGGCCACACCCGCCCGGCCTAA
- a CDS encoding AAA family ATPase: MTVPARPAPLFADIDDVANKLAETGYLPDTATATAVFLADQLGKPLLVEGPAGVGKTELARAVAQATGSGLVRLQCYEGVDEARALYEWNHAKQILRIQAGSAGLAGSAGGGDWDATRDDVFSEEFLLSRPLLTAIRRTEPTVLLIDETDKADIEIEGLLLEVLSDFAVTVPELGTITAERAPFVLLTSNATRELSEALKRRCLFLHIDFPDADLERRILLSRVPELPEHLAAELVRIIGVLRGMQLKKSPSVAETIDWGRTVLALGMDTIDDATIAATLGVVLKHQSDQIKASGELRLN; the protein is encoded by the coding sequence TTGACTGTCCCCGCACGCCCGGCACCGCTGTTCGCCGACATCGACGACGTGGCGAACAAGCTGGCCGAAACCGGCTATCTGCCCGACACCGCAACGGCCACCGCGGTTTTCCTCGCCGACCAGCTGGGCAAGCCGTTGTTGGTGGAAGGGCCCGCCGGGGTCGGTAAGACCGAGCTGGCCCGCGCGGTCGCGCAGGCCACCGGCTCGGGGCTGGTCCGGCTGCAGTGCTACGAGGGTGTCGACGAGGCGCGCGCGCTCTACGAGTGGAACCACGCCAAGCAGATCCTGCGCATCCAAGCCGGCAGTGCTGGACTTGCCGGCTCAGCCGGCGGTGGCGACTGGGATGCCACCCGCGACGACGTGTTCAGCGAGGAGTTCCTGCTGTCGCGTCCGCTGCTGACCGCGATCCGGCGCACCGAGCCGACCGTGCTGCTGATCGACGAAACCGACAAGGCCGACATCGAGATCGAGGGGCTGCTGCTCGAGGTGCTGTCGGACTTCGCGGTGACGGTTCCCGAGCTGGGCACGATCACCGCTGAACGCGCCCCGTTCGTGCTGCTGACCTCCAACGCCACCCGCGAGCTGTCCGAGGCGCTCAAGCGGCGCTGCCTGTTCCTGCACATCGACTTTCCCGACGCGGACCTGGAACGGCGCATTTTGCTGTCGCGGGTGCCCGAGCTGCCCGAGCATCTGGCCGCTGAGCTGGTCCGCATCATCGGGGTGCTGCGCGGGATGCAGCTCAAGAAGTCCCCGTCGGTGGCCGAGACCATCGACTGGGGCCGCACCGTGCTGGCCCTCGGGATGGACACGATCGACGACGCGACGATCGCGGCCACGCTCGGCGTGGTGCTCAAACACCAGTCCGATCAGATCAAGGCCAGCGGCGAACTCCGCCTGAACTAG